In a genomic window of Malassezia japonica chromosome 4, complete sequence:
- the RIM15 gene encoding non-specific serine/threonine protein kinase (EggNog:ENOG503NVW1; COG:T): protein MPATASRARPRLVLDPSLEPAQAPPSPMRQPWPGTRSGRSGSSSNPSDVSESDEANRYHDRSSSGIFELDPDTPQSTSGSDNDEPSTPLHTHTRRAPPLTIATSMRSRPPSAPQSARAFHRADSGSWSANSPGARSFRSSLHSTTPSFSSPLAMAPTLPGDVAERGVLRSPDGAPRYASASAAHRHKTQPSRTQLNSFSMPRTQSGRRITPPSSMGPPAVPRHAQTAAPSAIRPRPAHRRAHSTTGASDAILCSSPVGGLDGVDPQLIAAIGSYETGSPRVESSFAMDRSHRTLSSEGSGTSEPELALSPPPSDLAHRLDNMYLDSPVASPATRRAEGLRMQRVPRSVALASDVSVPQPKTQRRVSQQPSPQPSPTDGAYSQPTVLGLGLGLPSLDVRRSRSVDEADVSTASTDAYDAERAQLDACVVALSRAYKAKRWRARHVAWQDWTASLPGDVPDRLAKHWSGVRCQLPSLDRNMPSYVRLASGMRVVSSVPSLRSHVEPVIPPRHEHDVFGERRGVGETPPSRDARITSDKMHAAAPKAHAGVRRQNTTMSVDDTVAAQRQQLWNEVVQAKSACDTELDKILGAMLAYAEHAAGVNDVSPDTTVMVADDTPFDPFAESTSEQASDASMGPLQAMATIGTELRGMSLHTLLARPALCRPYISEIQGLGSVWDEHPDWHGRGWYVELLLTVAGLSRVLEWWDAEHRFWNSEEQPRAPSRSKWLHGSALSTDGEASSCASPTPHRGSPDPRLAKSEHTQVPSPSARFVRSPAASLRLSESPARSTPSPSPSTNMLMELSFEDERIVYLSPTWQAAVGTDPAALIDVPIASLLSSRSVNIFSRATKQLREHSWHTVEIVFEIAHLPGAANLPLLMEAQGMLVHNHATKEHSHTMWVMRLAQTTVDEQSMEQPHLASRVGNLPPDSTALNTDLLLCRICEREIPAWFFEKHSEICHEIHRLEMEIAHVNETLLELNESGRSLHARLEAESSAMAAGAQAPLGYRGETLALPPRSSPPSALEGAAAVPLERASRAHCVKNAMHVIEEVFDVLSTAMAISTPAIPDEAPATSLGVLLSPKSEQNIETLRKWDLHLTDDPALDLLVHDAREAATSKVHAVNRMRNTIVYVETVRMESEQRVAELLGEEAQEHRDTPPVMLNDVEVDEIGTMNGLLFEPLEEAVDTDEDDASDQPSPSGHRSPIPIPNARRLQRSALSPPLSPRVTPADGRFLSIGTSPRLGATPLSPSMVPPAQPKATAASIKDFELLKPISKGAYGSVFLARKRATGDHYAIKVLKKSDMIAKNQITNVRAERMILMNRTQSPFVVKLFFTFQSAEYLYLVMEYLPGGDCASLVKALGELPEAWARQYLAEIVHGLEYLHSTGVVHRDMKPDNLLIDQRGHLKLTDFGLSKFGLLGRQTRARHEEAPAPIPTTWAQLPDTANTPSVEPVPLATAGAHPSEAYFGSMADGAQAKRIVGTPDYLAPETILGVGVDEFGVDWWAVGVILFEFLCGYPPFHATTPDQVFDKILSRSIDWETDVEMSDVARDLVERLICTDRRKRLGANGVEEIKKHPFFDGINWEHLMDEDGPFVPCLDDAASTDYFDPRGAVAQSFDTETDAPQSLPIAPSSGHSRNSGSSGSFAPPNEFGAFSYKNLPVLKQANDEMVRRIRTESTGAPSSPARSATCSMPHQAPVRPAFAHRRALSDLPTSLRSMPRSMPSEAASSPRSELPSSWNSHAGTPPAAVLVADYNPVSQRVLLTALEHAGIQATLVEDGAEMCRLAMGETKYAVLFVKLALRVMNGQDVARMIKSTRNVNAQTPIVALTHRDMHPMDATGSVFDAVLPLPASPAQITALLASLHEEGPTASPYVLSPALMGRDTEMPPPLHLDPTPE, encoded by the coding sequence ATGCCTGCTACGgcatcgcgcgcacgcccgcggCTCGTTCTCGATCCGTCGCTCGAGCCCGCacaggcgccgccgtcgccgatgcggcAGCCCTGGCCGGGCACGCGTTCCGGCCGCTCCGGCTCCAGCTCGAACCCGAGCGACGTgtccgagagcgacgaggcgaacCGCTACCACGACCGGTCATCCTCCGGCATCTTTGAGCTGGACCCGGACACGCCACAGAgcacgagcggctcggACAATGACGAGCCCTCAACGCCATTGCACACGCACacacggcgcgcaccgccgctgACCATCGCGAcatcgatgcgctcgcggccaccgtctgcgccgcagagcgcacgcgcattCCACCGCGCGGACTCGGGCTCGTGGAGCGCCAactcgccgggcgcgcgctcgtTCCGCAGCTCGCTGCACAGCACCACGCCCTCGTTCTCGAGCCCGCTCGCAAtggcgccgacgctcccGGGCGATGTCGCTGAACGCGGCGtcttgcgctcgcccgACGGTGCACCACGAtacgcgagcgccagcgcggcgcaccgccacAAAACACAGCCGTCACGCACGCAGCTGAACTCGTTTTCAATGCCACGCACGCAgagcgggcggcgcatcaCGCCGCCCTCATCGATGGGACCGCCAGCtgtgccgcggcacgcacagacggccgcgccgagcgcgatacggccgcgcccggcacaccgccgcgcacactcgacgaccggcgcctcggacgcgaTCCtgtgcagctcgccagTTGGCGGCTTGGACGGCGTCGATCCACAGCTCATCGCGGCAATCGGATCGTACGAAACGggctcgccgcgcgtcgagtCGTCGTTCGCTATGGACCGCTCGCACCGCACACTCTCGAGCGAGGGGTCGGGCACGTCCGAGCCCGAACTCGCCttgtcgccgccgccgagcgacctGGCCCACCGCCTGGATAATATGTACCTCGACTCGCCCGTCGCAAgccccgcgacgcgccgcgccgagggactgcgcatgcagcgcgtccCGCGGTCGGTCGCGCTGGCGAGCGACGTCTCCGTGCCACAGCCCAagacgcagcggcgcgtgtcgcaGCAGCCGTCGCCGCAACCGTCACccaccgacggcgcgtACAGCCAGCCGACagtgctcggcctcggcctcggcctgccgagcctcgacgtgcgccgctcgcgctcggtggACGAGGCAGACGTGTCGACCGCGAGCACGGACGCAtacgacgccgagcgtgcgcagctcgatgcATGCGTCGTAGcgctctcgcgcgcgtACAAGGCCAAGCGGtggcgcgcccggcacgtTGCATGGCAGGACTGGACTGCATCACTGCCGGGCGACGTCCCAGACCGCCTCGCAAAGCACtggagcggcgtgcgctgccaGCTCCCGAGCCTCGACCGCAATATGCCGAGCtacgtgcgcctcgcgagcGGCATGCGTGTcgtgtcgagcgtgccgtcgctgcgcagccaCGTCGAGCCAGTCATCCCGCCGCGCCACGAGCACGACGTCTTTGGTGAGCGCCGCGGAGtcggcgagacgccgccgagccgcgatgcgcgcatcACTAGCGACAAgatgcacgccgccgcgccaaaAGCACACGCAGGCGTCCGCCGCCAGAACACGACCATGTCGGTCGACGACACTGTGGCCGCCCAGCGGCAGCAGCTCTGGAACGAAGTCGTTCAGGCAAAGAGTGCATGCGACACGGAGCTCGACAAGATCCTCGGCGCCATGCTTGCctacgccgagcacgccgcaggCGTCAACGACGTGTCGCCCGACACGACCGTGATGGTCGCCGACGATACCCCTTTTGACCCATTTGCCGAGTCGACGAGCGAACaagcgagcgacgcgtccatGGGGCCGCTCCAGGCGATGGCGACGATCGGgaccgagctgcgcggcatgTCGCTCCATACGCTCCTagcgcgcccggcgctcTGCCGCCCGTACATTAGCGAGATCCAGGGGCTGGGCAGCGTCTGGGACGAGCACCCTGATTGGCACGGCAGGGGCTGGTatgtcgagctcctcctgACAGTCGCGGGCCTCTCGCGCGTGTTGGAGTGGTGGGACGCCGAACACCGCTTCTGGAACAGTGAGGAacagccgcgcgcgccgagcaggtcgaaATGGCTGCACGGCTCCGCGCTCagcaccgacggcgaggcatcgtcgtgcgcgtcgccgacgccgcaccgcggctcgccggacccgcgcctcgccaagaGCGAGCACACGCAAGTGCCTTCGCCGAGTGCGCGCTTTGTGCGCAGCCCCGCGGCGAGTCTGCGCCTGTCCGAGAGCCCAGCACGGAGCACACCGTCGCcttcgccgagcaccaACATGCTGATGGAGCTGAGCTTTgaggacgagcgcatcgtctACCTGAGCCCGACATGGCAGGCAGCCGTCGGCACTGATCCCGCCGCGTTAATCGACGTGCCGatcgcgtcgctgctcTCGTCCCGCAGCGTCAACATCTTTTCGCGGGCGACcaagcagctgcgcgaacACTCGTGGCACACGGTCGAGATCGTGTTTGAGATTGCGCACCTGCCAGGCGCGGCCAACCTCCCGCTGCTGATGGAGGCGCAGGGCATGCTCGTGCACAACCATGCTACGAAAGAGCACTCGCACACCATGTGGGTCATGCGCTTGGCGCAGACCACGGTCGACGAACAGTCGATGGAGCAGCCGCAcctcgcgtcgcgcgtcggcaaCCTCCCGCCAGACAGCACCGCGCTCAACACGGACCTGCTCTTGTGCCGCATCTGTGAGCGCGAGATTCCCGCGTGGTTCTTTGAGAAGCACTCGGAGATCTGCCACGAGATTCACCGCCTCGAAATGGAAATTGCGCACGTCAACGAgacgctgctcgagctgaaCGAGTCGGGGCGCtcgctgcacgcgcgcctcgaggcagAGAGCTCAGCGATGGCcgcaggtgcgcaagcCCCATTGGGCTACCGCGGCGAGACGCTTGCGCTCCCGCCGCGCTCttcgccgccgtcggcgctcgaaggcgctgcggccgtgccgctcgagcgtgcgtcgcgtgcgcacTGTGTCAAGAACGCGATGCACGTCATTGAAGAGGTGTTCGACGTGCTCAGCACGGCCATGGCGATCTCGACACCGGCCATtccggacgaggcgcctgcgACGTCTCTCGGTGTGCTGCTTTCGCCCAAGTCGGAGCAAAAcatcgagacgctgcgcaagtGGGACTTGCACCTGACCGACGAcccggcgctcgacctgctcgtgcacgacgcacgcgaggcggcgacgagcaaGGTGCATGCGGTGAACCGCATGCGCAACACGATCGTCTACGTCGAGACCGTTCGCATGGAAagcgagcagcgcgtcgccgagctcctgggCGAAGAGGCACAGGAGCACCGTGACACGCCGCCGGTCATGCTCAacgacgtcgaggtcgacgagatTGGGACGATGAATGGCCTACTGTTTGAACCGCTGGAAGAGGCCGTGGATACCGACGAAGACGATGCGTCGGATCAGCCGTCGCCGAGTGGGCACCGCTCGCCGATTCCCATTCCgaatgcgcgccgcctgcagcgcagtGCGCTCTCGCCTCCTCTCTCGCCACGCGTCACGCCCGCCGACGGGCGTTTCTTGTCGATCGGCACGAGCCCTCGCCtaggcgcgacgccgctctcgccgagcaTGGTGCCCCCCGCGCAACCGAAGGCGACCGCCGCATCCATCAAGGACTTTGAGCTGCTCAAGCCGATTTCCAAAGGTGCCTATGGCTCCGTCTTTTTGGCACGCAAGCGTGCGACGGGCGATCACTATGCGATCAAGGTGCTGAAAAAGTCGGACATGATTGCCAAGAACCAGATCACGAATGTGCGTGCGGAGCGCATGATCCTCATGAACCGCACGCAGTCGCCGTTTGTCGTCAAGCTCTTTTTCACCTTTCAGAGCGCCGAGTACCTCTACCTGGTCATGGAGTATCTGCCCGGCGGCGACTGTGCGTCGCTTgtcaaggcgctcggcgagctcccTGAAGCGTGGGCGCGGCAgtacctcgccgagatcgtgcacggcctcgagtACCTGCACAgcaccggcgtcgtgcaccgcgacaTGAAGCCCGACAATCTGCTGATCGACCAGCGCGGCCACCTGAAGCTGACCGACTTTGGTCTGTCTAAGTTTGGTCTGCTGGGCCGCCagacgcgtgcgcggcacgaaGAGGCCCCTGCGCCGATCCCCACGACCTGGGCGCAGCTCCCCGACACGGCAAACACGCCGTCGGTGGAGCCCGTGCCCCTcgcgacggccggcgcgcaccCCTCCGAGGCGTACTTTGGCAGCatggccgacggcgcgcaggcgaaacgcatcgtcggcacgcccgacTACCTGGCCCCCGAGACGATCCTCGGTGTGGGCGTCGACGAGTTTGGCGTCGACTGGTGGGCCGTCGGTGTGATTCTGTTTGAATTCCTCTGTGGCTACCCTCCTTTCCACGCGACGACGCCCGACCAGGTCTTTGACAAAATCCtctcgcgcagcatcgACTGGGAGACGGACGTGGAGATGTCcgacgtggcgcgcgacttggtcgagcgcctgatCTGCACGgaccgccgcaagcgcctcggcgcaaACGGCGTGGAAGAAATCAAAAAGCACCCCTTCTTTGACGGGATCAACTGGGAACACCTCATGGACGAGGACGGTCCGTTTGTGCCGTGCCTCGATGATGCGGCGTCGACCGACTACTTTGAcccccgcggcgccgttGCACAGTCCTTTGATACGGagaccgacgcgccgcagagcCTGCCGATCGCCCCCAGCTCGGGGCACAGTCGGAACTCGGGCAGTTCGGGCTCgtttgcgccgccgaacgAGTTTGGCGCGTTCTCTTACAAAAACCTGCCGGTGCTCAAGCAGGCGAACGACGAGatggtgcgccgcatccgcACCGagtcgaccggcgcgccctCGTCACCCGCCCGCAGCGCGACATGCAGCATGCCACACCAAGCGCCGGTGCGTCCCGCGtttgcgcaccgccgcgccttgTCCGACCTGCCCACGTCGCTGCGGAGCATGCCACGCAgcatgccgagcgaggcggcgtcgtcgccgcgcagcgagctccCCAGCTCGTGGAACTCGCACGCCGGTACGCCCCCAGCTGCCGTGCTGGTGGCCGACTACAACCCCGTGTCGCAGCGCGTTCTTCTGACCGcactcgagcacgccggcaTCCAGGCGACCCTCGTGGAGGACGGCGCAGAAATGTGCCGGCTGGCGATGGGCGAGACCAAGTACGCCGTGCTCTTTGTGAAGCTCGCGCTACGTGTAATGAACGGGCAAGACGTGGCACGCATGATTAAGTCTACGCGTAATGTAAATGCGCAGACGCCGATCGTCGCGCTGACGCACCGCGACATGCATCCGATGGACGCGACCGGCAGCGTCTTTGACGCGGTTCTGCCGCtgcccgcgtcgcccgcgcaAATCACGGCGCTCCTTGCATCTCTGCACGAAGAGGGACCGACCGCGAGTCCCTATGTCCTGAGCCCTGCGTTGATGGGCCGCGACACCGAGATGCCCCCGCCCCTGCACCTCGATCCCACCCCCGAATGA
- a CDS encoding uncharacterized protein (EggNog:ENOG503PM08; TransMembrane:11 (o109-128i140-161o181-203i223-245o282-302i357-385o391-415i488-507o513-532i574-595o607-626i)) translates to MTTGEQTPLLARADAPSQDGILRRATASVKSAAQRIASSASGAWPVVQLLVLPHLLGQITSVATAAEVDAMRSLSCAHYYYLHPISLEGGALDATSCQAPEVEVHFNALVTRITFSVVLANFAGMLLYGRSFSRIPRRYLALLGMFGCALARIPLLFLPLYQYPYYAPEAVRSLSPQGMFMIYWACAIVGGFSGATELVTLTVESLVVDTQSPEKRSQLFSQLQVAQLLGASIGPVLGSLASWLFPSVANRCFGYTRCLKNKRLHSPQRGAQQYLLFNTTPYWVSVFFAFFGMFWIAFVVNFSAESRSSMPSCERCQTQDDQRTKDIAANPPKYAWLGAFQRLVPVRISRGRYDARILQFTLAEIFTAMMNEGIVVLILILGFVFHWGRDLIALGLSVSNALRLLMIVGGLPALISFLSHYLRKPAGVQDLSKDQIDAVLEMSQRDVRRKPNCCPTYQQTTESRLLRDVSTHQRTLVRLWRAQVDIHAARVSYFLNAASWVMIFYGVTANHEWIVLAGAVLLTGGSAAQPMLRSAACTVADQIVELQNNAALPLRRPRTQPTEHASLPSGADSYLVIVSTVLLPCLLIGLVVRNYVYGATIGSCPGAFFLVVAGLNAAVLVLLSVMRPATRM, encoded by the coding sequence ATGACGACAGGAGAGCAGACGCCGCTcctggcgcgtgccgatgcGCCCTCCCAAGATGGCAttctgcgccgcgcaacaGCGTCCGTAAAGTCGGCGGCACAGCGCATCGCGTCGAGtgccagcggcgcatggCCGGTGGTCCAGCTGCTGGTGCTGCCGCACCTCCTGGGCCAGATCACCTCGgtggcgaccgccgccgaagtcgatgcgatgcgctcgctgaGCTGCGCGCACTACTATTACTTGCACCCCATCTCACTGGAAGGtggcgcgctcgatgcgacgagctgccaggcgcccgaggtcgaggtgcaCTTTAACGCGCTCGTGACGCGCATCACATTTTCGGTGGTGCTCGCCAACTTTGCCGGCATGCTTCTGTACGGGCGGTCCTTTTCGCGCATCCCCCGCCGCTATCTCGCACTGCTGGGCATGTTTGGGtgcgcgctcgcacgcaTCCCCCTGCTCTTCTTGCCCCTGTATCAATACCCCTACTATGCGCCCGAAGCGGTGCGCAGCCTCTCCCCCCAGGGCATGTTTATGATCTACTGGGCGTGTGCGATCGTCGGTGGCTTTTCCGGCGCGACGGAGCTTGTGACGCTCACGGTCGAGTCGCTGGTTGTCGATACCCAGAGCCCTGAGAAGCGGTCGCAGCTCTTTTCGCAGCTGcaagtcgcgcagctcctcggtgCATCGATCGGTCCTGTGCTGGGCTCTCTGGCCTCGTGGCTCTTTCCGTCGGTGGCGAATCGGTGCTTTGGATATACAAGGTGCCTCAAAAACAAGCGCCTGCactcgccgcagcgcggcgcgcagcagtACCTGCTCTTTAACACGACACCCTACTGGGTCTCGGTGTTCTTTGCGTTCTTCGGCATGTTCTGGATCGCGTTTGTGGTCAACTTTTCTGCCGAGAgccgctcgtcgatgccgagctgcgAGCGGTGCCAGACGCAGGACGACCAGCGCACCAAGGACATCGCAGCAAACCCCCCCAAGTACGCAtggctcggcgcgttcCAGCGGCtggtgccggtgcgcatcTCGCGCGGACGCTACGACGCACGCATCCTGCAGTTTACCCTCGCCGAGATTTTTACGGCGATGATGAACGAGGGCATTGTCGTGTTGATCCTGATCCTCGGCTTTGTCTTCCACTGGGGCCGCGACCTGATCGCGCTCGGGCTGTCGGTGAGCAATGCGCTGCGGCTGCTTATGATTGTCGGTGGCCTGCCTGCGCTGATCAGCTTCCTCTCGCACTACCTGCGCAAGCCCGCTGGCGTCCAGGACCTCTCGAAAGACCAGATCGACGCCGTTCTCGAGATGAGCCAGcgggacgtgcgccgcaagccTAACTGCTGCCCCACGTACCAGCAAAcgaccgagtcgcgcctcctgcgcgacgtgtcCACGCatcagcgcacgctcgtgcgcctgtGGCGTGCGCAAGTTGATAtccacgccgcgcgcgtaTCCTACTTCCTCAacgccgcgtcgtgggTGATGATTTTCTACGGCGTCACGGCGAACCACGAGTGGATCGTGCTTGCAGGCGCCGTGCTGCTCaccggcggcagcgccgcccagcCGATGCTGCGCAGTGCAGCATGCACTGTCGCAGACCagatcgtcgagctgcaaAACAACGCCGCACTCCCactgcggcggccgcgcacccAGCCGACGGAGCACGCGTCGCTCCCGAGCGGTGCCGATTCCTACCTGGTAATTGTGTCTACGGTTCTCCTCCCCTGCCTCCTCATCGGCCTGGTGGTCCGCAACTATGTATATGGCGCGACCATCGGCTCGTGCCCCGGCGCATTtttcctcgtcgtcgccggcctcAACGCCGCGGTGCTCGTTTTGCTGAGCGTGATGCGCCCCGCCACACGGATGTAG